The following nucleotide sequence is from Waddliaceae bacterium.
GCGGAAATACTGACGCAGAGCAAAACCCTATATCCAATGAAAATGTCAATGCCATAGCTTCACAGGTTCGTTCTTCTATAAACAACGCTGTCGACAGATTTTTCATCAACAACCTTTCGCCTCCTGTCGTAGAGCTCCACCCTCATGCTTGGAATGCTTATGTCAACGATGTCACCGCACGAAATATGTCAGGCATCCTTTCCGACGCCAACGAACTCATACAGCAGGTCATCCAGGATTCCGGCGTCTCGAAAAGGTCTAGTGTCCATGACAAGGAAAACTCCGAGCTTACGAGCTTGTGTCTGGAATATCCTATAGAGCTCATCGCCAAGATAGGCAACCCCAACCTTCTTCACGAGTGTGAGAAGATACGCCTCGGCGACGCATTGACAGGCGTCCATGCTTCCATCTTCGCGCGCTGGAAAAGTCATCTTTCGGCAGGTGTCGCCAAGAAGGCTTTGAAGAAAGTCTTTGCCACCTTCGAAGAGCTAGAAGAATATTGGGAAGGGGTTCTGAGCAACATCGGCGAGAGTTTTTCCGAGGTCTTTTCTAAGCAGCAAGAGTATTTTCGTGGACTTTCCAAAGACATCGACGCTGCCTGGAGTGACATATGTCATCAGCATTCTATAGACCTCAGTGACGAAGGCGTCTTTTCTTCCAATAAAGAGCGTTTCTTAACGAACCTTCTGGAGACGTGGTGGGTGAAGTCCGGCGGCGACCTTACGAAGATACCTCCTGCCGACCTCGTCCTTCTTCTTGAGAACCGCGGTCTTATCAAGAAAGCCTCTCTAGGCCAGATCAACAGTCTCACCGACGACCAGCTTGAAGGGTTGGTGTCGACGTTTGTCAACCTCGAAGACATCTCTTTCGATGGCAGCGAAGAAAAAGAGTATGCCCACTTGTCGTCCAGGGGCCTGGAGTCTTTCACGAAGCTGCAGCGCCTTACAACCCTTAAGCTTAACCGCCTTGGCATCTCCGCCCAGAAGCAGCTCATCGACACCTTGCCGAAGTTCCCCAAGCTTACGAGTCTGCGTCTGGAGCATTTCACCATGACTTCCAAGGCGACAAAAATCATCGGCGACCTCGCTTTAACTTCTCTTGCCCTCATCGGCGGCGTTATCGACAGGGCGGCTTTCAAGAAAAATTTCATCGACAATGACGAGATCACCACGCTGACATCTCTGGAGCTGCGCGAGAATATCGGCAAAGATGTCGAAATGATATCTCCCGAAGACGCCTTAGCTCTTATAAAGAAAAACCCCGAGATCACGACGCTACGTCTATCTTCTTCGGAGCTTTCTGACAAATACCTACGGCACCTTGCTTCTTTTTCCAAGAAGCTCCGCTTTCTTGACCTCGGCAGCTGTGGCGCCATAGGCTCCGGCGCAGTAACCCTTCTGCAGGAGAACCCGCAGCTAGAGGTCCTTGTTCTGCATCACGATGCCAGCATGCTGGACCATATCGATGCTATGGCAGCGGCGACGTCGAACCTTGTGGCTTTCGAGATACGGCATCTCGGCGAAGCCCCTATCGCTTTCGCCAAAAACAATAGCCGTCTGAAGGCTGCCACGTGCTACGACTACAAGCTCAACGACGCGGCGCTGATACGTTTTGCTCACAATGCTACTGGCCTGACGTCTGTGACGATATCGATAACCAACGACATAACATCTAGAGGTCTCGAGACCCTCGGCAAGCTATGTCCGCACCTTCGCATCGCCGGGTTCTTCGCCTTACGCTATTTCGACTGGAAAAACCTTCTGTCTTTCACTAAGAAGGCTTCCCACCTTGAAGGTCTATGTCTGGGGACTTTCCGCGACCACGTCGACACTGCCATCCTAGGAAAGATCATCGACACGACGCCATCGCTACGCTGGATAAATATATGCCCCCACGACGCTTCTGCAGAGAAATTCATCGCAGAGAAAAACGCCTCCAGAACCACACCTATAACGATAACCGACCACCCACAAAAGTGGTGGATACAGCACACTATATTACATTGATCAATTATCAATGCTCAATTATCAATTATCAATAAAAGTAAGCATTAATGATGTTAATATTGAACGATAAAACCAACATTCCATTGTTCATTGTTCATTGTTCATTGTAAAAGTGCTTCTGGGCTTTCGAGAGCGACGAGTTTGTTGTCTTCGATGACGAAGGCTTCGTCGGGGCGTATCGTGTTGCACAGATGCATAAAGCTATCGCTTTTTATCACGATGAATCCTACTTCCGACAGCGATGCCAAGATGGAGACGAATTCCTCGTCGGGGTCAACGTCACGGATATAAATGACAAGCTCCCTCTCATGGCTTCTTGCATAACGCTTTATACTTTGGAATATCGTCGACGTCAGGCCTTTAGTAGCTTCGACACCGATAGTGACGAAGCTTTTCATCGACAAGATATTTTTAAGGGCGAAGATATGTTCTTCTTCGAAGATCTTATTATCAATATCGTCATCGAGAAGGCGTTCTGCGATATCTTTAAGGGTGACGCGAGCGCATCCAAAACGTTCTATTGCTATGCTAGCAGCGACATTAGAGAGCTTTACTGCGTCTTCCATAGAAAAACCGTTTGCTATAGCACATGTCAACATAGAAAGAACGGTATCTCCGGCGCCAGTGACGTCGATAACATCGCGTGCTGTAACGGAAAACTGCTGATGTTTTCCTTTCGCATCGAATAGCGATATACCATCTTTAGAGCGCGTTATGAGGAGGTATTCGGCATCAGTATCGCGTAATATCTTAGCGGCGACGTCTTCTAGAGAAGCGTCGTGGCTCATCCCAGCGGCCTCATAAGCTTCTTTGAAGTTAGGCTTTATCAGTGTAGCGCCGCGATAACGCGAATAGTCGAGGCCTTTGGGGTCTACAACGACAGGAACATCGGCATTACGCGCTACGGCGATGATGTCTTGTAGTAGTCTAGTCGTAAGCAGACCTTTGCCGTAGTCGGAGATGGCGACGACGTCGACATCACCGATAGCAGCCTTTACAACATCGAGGACTTCTTTTTCTTTGTCTTCGGAAATTGGGGTGACCTTTTCGAAGTCGACACGTACTATCTGCTGGCTTCCAGCAATTACACGATTTTTTAGAGGTGTCAATAGACCGTCTTGCGTAACGATGTTTTTCACGTCAGCACCTTCGCTGTCGAGGAGATTTTTGAGAACATCGGCAGTGGCATCATTACCAACGCGTCCCACACAAGAAACGCTGCCGCCAAAATCCATGATGTTTAGAGCAACGTTTCCTGCACCACCAGGGCGCTGTTCTTCGCGTTCTACGTTAAGAACCGTAACAGGGGCTTCTGGCGAAACTCTCCTTACGTCACCTATCGTGTAGGTGTCGAGCATAAGATCTCCGACAAGGAGAGCTTTGAAAGGTTTGAAGTTGTTGAACATCCCTGTTAACGTTACCATAATTTATCCACCAATAAATAGTTTTTGATATAATCTTCGACAGCGTCTTTCAGCGGCGTCATTGTATTGTCGTCGACACCTTGAAGTTTCTCGATGTCAGCGCGAGTGTAGTTCTGATACTTCCCTATAAGGTCTTTGGGCATGTCGATGTATTCTATCTTCACATCGAAATCGACAGCAGAAACGATAGAATGCGCCAAGGAATTCCACGTATGTGCAATACCACTGCCGACATTAAAGATTCCACATTCTGTGTTGTTGAGGAAGCTACACGTTATCCTAGCAACATCTTTGACATATACGAAGTCTCTTTTCTGCCCGCCATCGCTATATTTCTCCGGCTCCGAAGATTTAAAAAGGCATATCTTCCCGTCTTTAAGTCCCTTCTTAACAAAACTAGGGATAACAGAAGCCATGCGTCCCTTGTGTCCTTCGTTAGGACCGAAAACATTGAAATATTTCAGACCCACGACCTTATCAAGAACGCCCTGTTTCTGCGCCCACAGATCGAAAAGATGCTTGGAATATCCGTACATATTGAGAGGCTCAAGGCCAAGAAGACCTTCATGATCGTCAGAAAACCCCTTCTCACCATCGCCATAGGTCGCCGCCGAAGATGCATATATAAAGCGTATGTCGTTCTCGATAGCGTATTCCGCTAAATCAACGGTATAATGATAGTTGTTCTCAAGGAGATAGTCAGCGTCGGTCTCCGTAGTGTCAGAACATGCGCCCATATGGATGAAAGCACCGATCTCGTCTTCCCGGCCCTCAAGCCAGTCGAACAGATCATACTTCGAGACAATGTCATCGAAACTCTTGCCAACAAGGTTCTTCCACTTCTCAGACTCCTCAAGCTCATCGACAACAACAATATTACTAATTCCTCTGTCATTAAGATGCCGTATAATCCCAGACCCAATAAACCCAGCACCACCAGTCACAACAATAATTTTGTCTTCCATAACACTACCCCTCTCGTTTCATTAGCACCATACTATACCAAAACATCATAAAAACAGCAACTGGCAATGGCGGAGCTACGCGCCCTGTCTATAGCGTATAGTTATAGCGTGGAGCGTATAGTTCGGAATAGGATTTTTGGGGTTCTATCCGCTAAACGCTATTCCTATCCGCTATAAAAAACGATGGCGATGAGATAAAAAATATTCCAGTCGATTTCTACTCGTGATTGTGACCCTAATGTTTGTCAACGTCTGATAACATACACGATTTGGTTGTGGTTTTAGCTTTGGTTTTCAATAAATTCTTTTAGCCATCCCAAAGCATATTTCGTAGCGTCTATGCCTTCCAATGCATTAACCTCTTGCGTGGTGATGCCTTCTTTGACATATTGCGTGCCTTTTTTAAGAGGTTCTTCAAGAAGAATATCCAATTTTTCTTGGTTGCGTTCTTCTTGGCAATGCATCCACGCTGCCGCCGCCAACAATATCGTGGCATCGTTAAAAAACAACGCCTCTTCGATTTCGTTTTGCGAAGGTTCTCTGCCAAAATAACCTTCTAAGAGGTTTCTTATATCCTCTTTTTCCGCCCCCAAAAAACACGACATCCAGCCAATATCGGAAAAGCGATGGTCCATCCTAGCCTCCGACCAATCGATGAGGTATACTTTGCCGTCTTTGGTTATGATGATATTGTTGTGGTTAAGATCGCCATGCAAAGGCACACATTTTGTGTTTTCATATATAGCAACGGCTTCTTGATCGAGATTCTCCAACAAGCCCTCGAAACAGCTAGGATATACTGTCCCTTGCGCCGAATGTTTTTTGTAAATGTTCTGTATCAATTCGATTGTCGTTCTCTCCCGTAACAATCGCCTATCACCAGAGTAATCATGAAACCTTTTCACTGTATGCAGGACTTCTCTGACGACGACCTCGTTATTTAAGTCATCTCTTGAAAATAACCTGCCATCAATAAATTCCATTACAATAACAAGCGACATCGAATCAACATAAAATAGCTCGGGAGCTATGCCAAGCCCTGCAGCAATAGAGTGTCCGGCAACCTCGGCTTTTCTTTTTTCGACGTCTTTCATCTCATCGAGAATCCTCAGCACATATCTTTTGCCTTTGACGTCGAATTGAAATAATTTTGATTTCGACAACCCTCCAAGCAGTGGCTTTAACTTGATATTATCAATATCATCTTTAGCAGAAGCTGTCGCTAATGCTTCTTGAATAGGCTGTTTGAAAACTTCCGAAACATTGCCTATAACTTCAACTAACGTATATGTGCCGTCAGAAACATCAACAATTTGCTCGTTCGCTTTGGCGACTAACGTCGTAGGCCTGAGAATACCATTAGTGTATGCTTCTGTGTAGCATGTATTGGCGAAAAAAGTTGTCGCTATTATAAATAATAAAAAAAATCTCTTCATGATAATTTCACCTATCCTATTAATACTAAGTTTTATCGGAATAACATCGTAGCATAATGCCATGTCTTTATTCAATCAAATAATGAACAAGCAGCGTCTGATAATATGTGTGATTTGGTTGTGGTTTTTGTTCTTTTTCATAAAAGCGTGGACATAATCACGTTTTTATGAAAAACGCAAGGTATTGTGGCTGCTATTATCGAAATTGGCCAAAAGCGCTAATAACGCGGTTTCTTATTAGCGTTGCCGCTAATAAGGGGTATAAGGCCGGACATTCGGACATTTGAAATATCCGAATGTCCGGCCTGACCCCAGTGTGACCCCAGAAGTTCTTCATACACCCTCATTACCATCGTTTCGATGGTGATGACGGCAAAGACAAAGCAAAAAAGCAAAGGCGTTTCGCCTTTGCTTTTTGCTTTGTCGCGGGGATGCAAGGGGATCTTTCCCCTTGTCGCGGGATTGTCAAGGGTGCGCGGAGCGCCCTTAACCGCGGAGCCCTTAACGTTGATGAGGTTTAATTCGAGGTGCAATAACGCCTTTGTCCCAAAGTAATAACCGAACGCCTTCTTTGGTCAATCTATATTGGTTGGCGGGATCCTTTTCTACAAACTGTTCATTATATTCGTATGTATTTGGATCTAAAATTTGCAAGTCGGATAACCTTTCGTCAATATCACACAGCCAGCCTGTAATCGCATCCCATGAGATCTTACGGGATGTATCGACAGAACTGACGTCACCTTCAGCAGGGACATACTGTGGCGAAATAGCATCACAAATATTATCGACAAGCAAAGAAGGCTCATATTTTCCCACTACTGTCTCATAAATCGTCCTAATCTTATTTGTTAATCTAATAGAAATTCCTGGGTATGCCATTGCGCAACGCCATTCCGCAAGCATGCCACCGAAGGCGCCTAAGGGTTTCAATTGTTCTCCTTTCTGCAATCTATTCTGCCAACGATTTACTATAATACTGCTAAGATCTGCACCTTTATAATCTCGAGCGACTTCAGCTTCATATGGTCTAAGAGAATGCC
It contains:
- the rfaE1 gene encoding D-glycero-beta-D-manno-heptose-7-phosphate kinase, which codes for MVTLTGMFNNFKPFKALLVGDLMLDTYTIGDVRRVSPEAPVTVLNVEREEQRPGGAGNVALNIMDFGGSVSCVGRVGNDATADVLKNLLDSEGADVKNIVTQDGLLTPLKNRVIAGSQQIVRVDFEKVTPISEDKEKEVLDVVKAAIGDVDVVAISDYGKGLLTTRLLQDIIAVARNADVPVVVDPKGLDYSRYRGATLIKPNFKEAYEAAGMSHDASLEDVAAKILRDTDAEYLLITRSKDGISLFDAKGKHQQFSVTARDVIDVTGAGDTVLSMLTCAIANGFSMEDAVKLSNVAASIAIERFGCARVTLKDIAERLLDDDIDNKIFEEEHIFALKNILSMKSFVTIGVEATKGLTSTIFQSIKRYARSHERELVIYIRDVDPDEEFVSILASLSEVGFIVIKSDSFMHLCNTIRPDEAFVIEDNKLVALESPEALLQ
- a CDS encoding phosphotransferase — protein: MKRFFLLFIIATTFFANTCYTEAYTNGILRPTTLVAKANEQIVDVSDGTYTLVEVIGNVSEVFKQPIQEALATASAKDDIDNIKLKPLLGGLSKSKLFQFDVKGKRYVLRILDEMKDVEKRKAEVAGHSIAAGLGIAPELFYVDSMSLVIVMEFIDGRLFSRDDLNNEVVVREVLHTVKRFHDYSGDRRLLRERTTIELIQNIYKKHSAQGTVYPSCFEGLLENLDQEAVAIYENTKCVPLHGDLNHNNIIITKDGKVYLIDWSEARMDHRFSDIGWMSCFLGAEKEDIRNLLEGYFGREPSQNEIEEALFFNDATILLAAAAWMHCQEERNQEKLDILLEEPLKKGTQYVKEGITTQEVNALEGIDATKYALGWLKEFIENQS
- the rfaD gene encoding ADP-glyceromanno-heptose 6-epimerase codes for the protein MEDKIIVVTGGAGFIGSGIIRHLNDRGISNIVVVDELEESEKWKNLVGKSFDDIVSKYDLFDWLEGREDEIGAFIHMGACSDTTETDADYLLENNYHYTVDLAEYAIENDIRFIYASSAATYGDGEKGFSDDHEGLLGLEPLNMYGYSKHLFDLWAQKQGVLDKVVGLKYFNVFGPNEGHKGRMASVIPSFVKKGLKDGKICLFKSSEPEKYSDGGQKRDFVYVKDVARITCSFLNNTECGIFNVGSGIAHTWNSLAHSIVSAVDFDVKIEYIDMPKDLIGKYQNYTRADIEKLQGVDDNTMTPLKDAVEDYIKNYLLVDKLW